CTGAAGTAGTTTTTTCTCCATTTCTTAGACGATCTAAAATGGAAAGTCTTGTCTTGTAGCGGCCGCCAAGCCTCTAAATAGCTTGGCTTTTAGAGATAATCGTTGAATATTAATTGATATCTTATCCCTCAATGATATGTTAATATGTTAATTCTAGATTCCAAAACTTTCGGACTATCACATTCAATATCTTAAACAACTAATCTATTATACGTGAGACCAACCATGATGCAGTTAACATTGACCATTCTATAGAGTCTAAAGACTAAATAATTAATATAAAGCAGTAAAATGATCCTCGTTCATGCGCTTTCCATCATGTATGAATGAACTTTTATTTATTCTATAATTATTTATAGAAACTTATTTTAGTATGATTAAATCATAGTTAGGGAAACCTAATTTGATAAGTATTAATGATTGTACTTGTCGTTTAAGTGGACAAGCATTTAAAGAAAGTGAGACGATAGATAGCAATAGTAAAGCTATCGTAATGACTGGAATTTTTGCCCTAATTTTAGGAGTAGGATTAGTTAGCTTAGATTATGGATATAATAATAATATTATTGCCTTTGCTACAACAAGTAATAATTTACAAGCTCAACCTAATATAGACGCTAAATCTATTTATGATACTGGCACTGCCATACTTGGGAAAAACGTTAAAAACCTTATAATATTGATACCAGATGAAGCGCACCATGGTAATGGAGAATCTAAGGAAAATAGATTTATTGAACAATCGTTTTTGCCCGAAGCAGCAATAATAAATAAAGGAACTCAAGTAATTTGGTTTAGTGGCGACGTAAGTCACGAACATACCATTATAATTAATAATGATAAAGGTCTTTTTGATAGCGGGACGTTACCTGAATTTTCTGCCTCTAACCCCATGGTGTTTAATACACTAGGGGATTTTGGATATATTAGTCCAAATATCGATCAGGAAGCGGTACAAAAAGGATTTGTTATGAAAGGAGATCTTAAAGTAATAGATCAACCAAACATCCTGAATTCAAGTGCTAATAAAGCAGTTATTGGATCAAACACTCCCATTACCCCAATAAGTGAAGAAAGGCAGTCAACTAATACTCCATCTTCAGTTACATCTGATAGCAATATAGAAACTGTTGGAGTCTTTATGGTGCCAACTAAGGATGTTGACGAGTATGTACAGGATTTTAGAGATAAAGGACTTTCTATAGACAGTACATATTCATTTAAGGACCTCCGAGGATTAGCTAGAGATACGGGTTCAGAACAAACTCTATTGGTATGGACCGCAGATCCAAGTATTACAGTCGATACGGCAATTTCAGCGTTAAAAGAAATAGGGAATAAGTTACCATACAAGTAACTAAAGTTATAAATCAAGGTCGTGTTTATGCAAAATTCAATTTTTTTAATGATCTGGCTTGTTTTATTATCAATAGTGTTAAGTGTTTATTTTGTTTCTTCTTATCACGGTACTGCTCTAGCAACTAATAAAAACAGTTTAGCAAGTTTTCAAAATCCAATCAGTATGGATTCAAAGATAAACTCTGTTTCTAATCTTAATTCTACTTCTCAAAGCAATTCATCTAACGATAGTTCTCTAGTTACTAACAATAATACAGATCAGAATTTAATCTCTACAGAGAACTATGACAAACTCAAGAATTGTAATGAAGATACCGATAAGAAACCAACATCAAATGAATATTTAACTTATTTTAACTGTGGTCACGTATTACCAAACAATAGCAATACCAAAGATAATCAAACAATCAGAGAGTTTACCTTATTTATTAAAGAAAATAGTTCAGTCCCAATTGTCAGTAATGGCCTGATATTTTCTCCATCATGGACTTTTAATGAAACAATACCAGGTCCTACAATGAGAGTTACAGAAGGCGATATAGTAAAAATAAATGTATTGAATAGTAAAGAAAACAATCAGACACATTCACTCCATATGCATTCAATCCATCCTGCCGAAATGGATGGAGTAGAGGGACAAGGTGGATTTATTGAACCCGGACAGAATTTTACATATATCTTCAAAGCAGGTCCATATGGAATTTATCCTTATCATTGTCATTCATCTCCTATCGATCAGCATATTAACAAAGGTTTGTATGGTGCATTTATAATTGACCCTAAAATACCAAGACCGAATATGACTGAAATGGTGATGATGATGAATGGATATGATTTGGATTATGAAAAAGAAGGTATTGGACCAAGCCGCATTCCAACCCCGGAGGAAGTGATAGAAGATTACATGCCTCAGGAATTTGAACATGGCAACGAGGTGTATACAGTAAATGGAAAAGCCTTTGATTATATGGAAAATCCCATTCAGATATATCAGAATACAAACTATAGGATATATCTACTTAACATGTTAGAGTTTGACCAAGTAAATTCATTTCACCTTCATGGAAATGTATTCAAATATTATCCCAGTGGAACTTCGATTGAACCCAGCTTTGTGAATGACATTTTAACTTTGAGTCAAGGAGATAGAGGAGTAGTAGAATTTAGTTACCCGTATACTGGGAACTTTATGTTTCACTCACACATAAATGAATTTTCAGATTTAGGGTGGATGGGATTATTTAATGTGGCAAAAAAATAAGAATCAATTACATCTATGACTAGAAATTATTATTAAGAATTGTTTATGGATTCATATGATAATTTGAAGTGATTAATCGATGGTTTTAGAATTAATAACAAAAAATGTTTAGTTGTACCTAACACTTAAAGAAGAGTAAATGTAACTAGACAGATTTGTTAGGAAAATGACCTCCAAAGATAAATCCGTAGAAGATAAACCAAAGGGACTTCGTAATGTTCTTTATTTAGGATTGGTCAGCTTCTTTACAGATTTTTCTACGGAGATGATTCTTGGAGTATTACCAACTTATCTAGTTAATAATTTGAGCGTATCTAAAGCTATTTTAGGAGCAATAGAAGGCTCCTCAGAACTAACAAGTTATGTATTTTGAATAATCTCAGGGTCTTTATCTGATAAGGTTAGAAAAAGAAAAATTTTAATATTAATAGGATATGGTTTGTCAACCATAAGTAAACCGTTTTTTGTAATTGCCAGTAGCTGGTATGATGCGTTTATTGTTCGAGCTATGGATAGAGTAGGTAAAGGAGTAAGAACCGCTCCACGTGATGCCTTGATAGCAGATTCAGTATCTGAATCGATTTCTGGAAAAGCCTTTGGAATTCATAGGACTATTGACCAAATGGGTGCAATAGCTGGACCTCTAGTTGCATTTGCAATACTTCAAGTTATGGATATACAGGCTACTTTTCTTTTGTCTCATACCAGGAACTATTGCAGTCATAATCTTATTTTTCTTTGTAGAAGAAGTAGCGATAAGAAAACTTGCATCATCAACCATTTTTGGAAACTTACAAGTTTTGTTAAAAGAGACCAGACCATTTGTCGTACTTACAATTATTACAGGAGTATTTAGTCCAGGAGCGTTCAATTTTTCATTTATCCTGTTAAGAGCATCAGAATTAGGCGTAGATCAAAGGTTTATTCCAATAGTCTATGCAGTAATCAACGTATCTCACACCATAATGGGAATTCCCGCAGGTATCTTGGCTGATAAGATGGGAAAAGAAAAAGTTGTTTTGATAAGTTACGGTATTTTTGCTATATCTTCAATATTAGTGGTAGTATCAATTAACAATATGTCTTATGCTTATGTATTAGCCGGGGTATTTGGACTTTATGTTGGAATTTCTGAAACCGTTCAAAGAGCAATAATTCCCAGGTATGTTACCTCAGAATTAAGAGGAACATCTTATGGGCTATATAGTCTTGTAACTGGAGTATGTTTTTTTGCAAGTAACATAACTTTCGGATTCCTTTGGGATAATTATAGTATCTATATGGCAGTAACTTATAGCGCATCGTTATCTATTAGTGCAATTATAGGAATGACAGTCTTTATTAAAAGTTATACAGTAGCCAATAACAAAAATATCACATAATTAATTACACAATCTCCACCTCATGAATTGTAATGAAGCCATTGGCGCATAATCTGGTAATTACTAAATTAGTTGAGTTCGTTCATTGATAATATTGAAAAAGATTTTAACCTTAAAATGATATTTCTAAATAAACAAAAGTTATGCTAATCTTACTATAAATAAACCTTAATACATTAAAACTAGATAAATAATAATAACCTTGTATATTAAGACCCTTGTTATACTTGCTATTACTATATTTGGACTGTCGGCGATATTCTCTTCTAATATA
The Candidatus Nitrosocosmicus arcticus DNA segment above includes these coding regions:
- a CDS encoding cupredoxin domain-containing protein — protein: MISINDCTCRLSGQAFKESETIDSNSKAIVMTGIFALILGVGLVSLDYGYNNNIIAFATTSNNLQAQPNIDAKSIYDTGTAILGKNVKNLIILIPDEAHHGNGESKENRFIEQSFLPEAAIINKGTQVIWFSGDVSHEHTIIINNDKGLFDSGTLPEFSASNPMVFNTLGDFGYISPNIDQEAVQKGFVMKGDLKVIDQPNILNSSANKAVIGSNTPITPISEERQSTNTPSSVTSDSNIETVGVFMVPTKDVDEYVQDFRDKGLSIDSTYSFKDLRGLARDTGSEQTLLVWTADPSITVDTAISALKEIGNKLPYK
- a CDS encoding multicopper oxidase domain-containing protein, coding for MQNSIFLMIWLVLLSIVLSVYFVSSYHGTALATNKNSLASFQNPISMDSKINSVSNLNSTSQSNSSNDSSLVTNNNTDQNLISTENYDKLKNCNEDTDKKPTSNEYLTYFNCGHVLPNNSNTKDNQTIREFTLFIKENSSVPIVSNGLIFSPSWTFNETIPGPTMRVTEGDIVKINVLNSKENNQTHSLHMHSIHPAEMDGVEGQGGFIEPGQNFTYIFKAGPYGIYPYHCHSSPIDQHINKGLYGAFIIDPKIPRPNMTEMVMMMNGYDLDYEKEGIGPSRIPTPEEVIEDYMPQEFEHGNEVYTVNGKAFDYMENPIQIYQNTNYRIYLLNMLEFDQVNSFHLHGNVFKYYPSGTSIEPSFVNDILTLSQGDRGVVEFSYPYTGNFMFHSHINEFSDLGWMGLFNVAKK
- a CDS encoding MFS transporter is translated as MTSKDKSVEDKPKGLRNVLYLGLVSFFTDFSTEMILGVLPTYLVNNLSVSKAILGAIEGSSELTSYVF
- a CDS encoding MFS transporter, whose translation is MSGSLSDKVRKRKILILIGYGLSTISKPFFVIASSWYDAFIVRAMDRVGKGVRTAPRDALIADSVSESISGKAFGIHRTIDQMGAIAGPLVAFAILQVMDIQATFLLSHTRNYCSHNLIFLCRRSSDKKTCIINHFWKLTSFVKRDQTICRTYNYYRSI
- a CDS encoding MFS transporter, with the translated sequence MLKETRPFVVLTIITGVFSPGAFNFSFILLRASELGVDQRFIPIVYAVINVSHTIMGIPAGILADKMGKEKVVLISYGIFAISSILVVVSINNMSYAYVLAGVFGLYVGISETVQRAIIPRYVTSELRGTSYGLYSLVTGVCFFASNITFGFLWDNYSIYMAVTYSASLSISAIIGMTVFIKSYTVANNKNIT